The Verrucomicrobiota bacterium nucleotide sequence TGCCGCCCGCGACGTTGTTGGCCGCCATGCCCGCGACGAACAGCCCCGGCGCGATCATCTGCGTGTTGGCCACCGTGTCCTCTTCGCCGCGTTCGGCGTTCATGAAGTACTCGCGCGTCAGCTTCTTCTCCGGATGCCGCCGTGCGTAGAGGTTGGCGAGGATCGCGTCGTGGCCCGTGCCGTCCAGCACGGCGCGCGCGCGGAACACGAGCGGATCGACGTGCAGGCCGACCATGTCGACACCCGTGTTGTTCACGACCACGCCCGTGATCCGCTCGTCGGTCGCGTGCAGGTCGACGACGGTCACCAGGTTGAACAGCGACACCTTCGGGTGCGACGCCGCCTTGGCCACCAGCCGGCTCGCGAACACCACCGAGTTCACCACCAGCGCGCCGTCGTCCTCGGTGCCCTCGATGCCCGCCTCGCGCAGGATCGGCTCGACGTCGTGCTGGAGCACGATCCGGTTGAACGTCATCCCGCCGCCCCAGATGCCGCCGCCGGGCGCGAGCTTCTTGTCGAACAGCGTCACACGGTAGCCCTGGTCGCCCAACGTCCACGCGCACACCAGCCCCGCCGGCCCCGCGCCGACGATGATCACGTCGGACTCGACCGCGCGCTGAATATCGTCGAAATAATGCTTCAGAATAAGCGAGGTGACTTTGTCGTCCGGAACAGGATGCTTGATCTCGGTCATGCCTCTATCCTCTTTTGTTCCCCCTCTCATTTTACAGCACATCAACGTGGAGAGAAGAGCCAGAGCCAGAACTCTGCCGGGAGATATGTTTTGCCACCGGCTTCAGCCGGTGGTTGTTGAGTTCTGTCTTTCCATTCGAGCCGGCTTGAGCCGGCTTCTCGACGGTTGGCTTCAGCCAGTCATCCGTCACAAGACACTCTCCTTTGCACAAATGCTCTGGTCGAGAATCCCGCTCGAAGCGGGCTCATGCTCTCCTTCCCTCAACCTTTCCCCACCGGCCAAAGCCGGTGGCACAACCTCTTTCGAAGCGGCATGGAGATAAATCAGAGACTCCCTTGCTGGTTCTTGTTCAGCTTGTCGCGCCAGGCGCGCAGCTTAAGCAGCGCGTCCACGGGCGCCATTTCGTCGAGGTTGAGCTGTCTGATCTCGTTGATGATCGGGTGCGGCTCGGTGCCGAACAGCATGAGCTGGCCCGGCCGCTTGACGTGCCCGATCGACGCGCGTTCTCTGCCGGCGCTGCCCGCAGCCGACATCTCGTCGCCCGGCGTCCCGCCGGCCAGTGCCTGCTCCTCGAGGTGGCGCAGGATGGCCTTGGCGCGGTCGATGACCTCCTGCGGCAGCCCGGCGAGATCGGCGACGTGGATGCCGTAGCTCTTGTCCGTGCCGCCCGGCACGATGCGGCGCAGAAAGACGATCTCGTCGTTCCACTCGCGCACGGCGACGTTGTGGTTCTTCACGCAGTCGAACAGCTCGGCGAGCCGGGTCAGCTCGTGGAAGTGCGTCGCGAACAGCGTCTTCGCCCGCTTGCCGGGCGTTGCGGCGATAAACTCGGCTACCGCCCAGGCGATGCTGATGCCGTCGTAGGTGCTCGTGCCGCGCCCGATCTCGTCGAGGATCACAAGGCTGTGGTCGGTGGCGTTGTTGAGGATGTTGGCCGTCTCGTTCATCTCGACCATGAACGTGCTCTGGCCGCGGGCGAGCTCGTCGCTTGCGCCGACGCGCGTGAAGATGCGGTCCACGACGCCGATCGTCGCCTTCCTGGCCGGGATGAACGAGCCGATCTGCGCCATGAGCACGAGCAACGCCGTCTGGCGGATGTACGTTGACTTGCCCGCCATGTTCGGCCCGGTGATGATGAGAAGCTGGTTCGCGCCGCCGTCGAGCAGCACGCCGTTCGGCACGAAGCGCTCGCCGACCATGACTGCCTCGACGACCGGGTGCCGCCCGTCGGTAATCTCGATGAGATCGCCGTCGTTGATCGCGGGCCGCACGTAGTTTCCTTCGAGCGCGGACGCGGCGAGCGAGGCGAGCACGTCAACGCGCGCGGCCGCACGCGCGATGCGCTGCACCTGTGGCGTGTAGGCCTTGACCTGTTCGCGCAGCGCGGCGAAGAGCTCTTGCTCGATCTCGGCCATCCGCTCCTCGGCGCCGATAACTTTCGCTTCGTATTCCTTCAGCTCGGGGGTGATGTAGCGCTCGGCGTTCACGAGCGTCTGCTTGCGGATGTACTCGCCGGGCACCTTGTCCTTGTTGGCGTGGCTCACCTCGACGTAATAGCCGAACACCTTGTTGTAGCCGACCTTGAGCGACTTGATTCCCGTGCGCGCTCGCTCGCTCTCCTGCATGTGGGCGATCCACACCTTGGCGCCGGACGAGGCGGCACGCAGCTCGTCGAGCTCGGCGTGATAGCCGGCGCGGAACACGCCGCCATCGCGCAGCACGGCGGGCGGCTCATCAACGAGCGCGCGCTCAATGAGTTCGGTGACCTCGTCGAGGAGCACGAGCTCGGCCGCGGCGCCCATGAGCGCCTCGGATGTCGCCTTCGCGAGCGCGGCGCCGACGTTGGGCACGGCCCGCAACGACTCCTTGAGGGCGACGAAGTCACGCGGGCTCGCGTAGCCCGTGCCGATCCGCGTGATGAGCCGCTCGAGGTCTCGCACGCGCCGCAGCTCGTCGCGCGCGGCCTGGTGCATCGCCTGGCGCGAGGCGAAGTCCGCCACGCCGTTGAGCCGCGCGTTGATCGCCGCCGGATCGAGCAGCGGCTCTCGGATCCACTGGGCAAGCAGCCGCCCACCCATCGGCGTCACCGTCTTGTCCAGAATGGCGAGCAGCGTCGCGTGCTTCGAGCTGCCGCGCATCGGCTCGATCACCTCGAGGTTCCGGAGTGACAGCGGGTCGATAAGCATGTGCTCGTCGGTCGAGTACGGTGTGAGCGCGCGCACGTGGTCGAGCGGCTGGTTGAGCGTGTCAACCACGTAGCCGAGCAGCGCCCCGGCTGCGCAGACGCCCGGCCGCATGCCGACGCAGCCGAACCCGTCAAGCGAGTGCGTCCTGAAATGGTCCGTGAGCAGCGCGAAGCACGAGTCGTGGTCAAACACCCAGTCCTCGATCGGCGTCCAGACCGTGAGCAGCAGCCCGTCGAGGGACGCGGCGATCGCTTCGCGCTCGGCCAGCGACTGCGACAGCACGCACTCGGTCGGCGCGACACGCAGCAGCTCGTCGAGGAGCGTCGCCCGGCCCGGGAGCTCGATGACGCGGAACTCGCCGGTCGTCACGTCAAGCGTGGCAAGGCCGAACCGGCCGTCGCCCTGGGCAATCGAGGCGATGTAGTTGTTCGCCTTCGACGGGAGCGCCTGCGAACCGATCACCGTGCCCGGGGTCACCACGCGCGTCACGGCGCGTTTGACCACGCCGCGCGCCTTCTTCGGATCCTCGATCTGGTCGCACACCGCCACGCGCTTGCCGGCGGCGAGCAGCTTGTCGAGGTAGACCTGCGCGGCATGATACGGCACGCCGCACATCGGCATGCCCTGGCGCGCCGTGAGCGCAATGTCGAGGATCGGCGCGGCCACCTTCGCGTCGTCGTAGAACATCTCGTAGAAATCGCCCATGCGGTAGAACAGGATCGCGTCCTCGTGCTCCCGCTTGATCGCCTTGTACTGGCGCATCATAGGCGTCAGGTCGGCCATAGCGCTGCGTGTCCTCAGGTCGTCCAGGTGAGAAGGCGAGGCCCCGCCACCTCGGCACGGGACCCCGAGGGCATGCTAGCGCCAATGGTCCTCGTCGTAAACCAAAAGCGTCAGCACCGTTGACCTCGACGGGATGCCCCACTAGACTTGCCTCCGCAACGGGATTGAAGGGCGGTGCGATGGCGAAGCGCAGCAGGAAGGCGGGGAAGTCGGCGCGGACGGCCGTCTCGTCAGCCAAGGCGGAGCCGGCCACGAGATCTACGCCGATGCCGGCCTTGTCTGCCGGTCCGGTCCTCGGGCCGATCGTCGGCCTGGTGCTCATGGCGGCACTCCTCGTTGTGCCGGCCGCCTACCTGATCCCGGAGCCTCCGGCGGTCGGCCCGACAAAGCCGGCGTGGGAGCGGACGCACGCCGCGCGACTTGTCCGTGCGGTCCGGCTCTCGGGCTTGTCGCGCGACGAGAAGCGTGTGCGGTCTCCCGCCGAGTACTGCGGCGGCGCCGTATTCGAGTTCACCCAGGCTTGGGGGAGCTTGCTTGACGAGCGCCTGTTGCCGCAGATCAAGTTCTGGGACGGCGCGCGCCCGGACCACATCGCCTACCTTCTGCCGAACACCGGCCGAAGGCCCATCCCCCCACCCAGGGACTCGCTCGACACGCGCCCGCCCATCGTCGTCGGCTACGGTCTGATACCGACCGACCTCAAGCCCGCGCCTCTGCCTCTCATGCCGCAGTTTGAGCAGACGGGATCGATTCCCCTCCAGGAGGGGCAGACCGTCGGCCAGACGTTCATCACCATGCTCGACTTCGACGTCCTCAGAGCGGTAGGCGTGCTCGTCGCCTCCGGCGAGCCGGCGGCTTTCGAAGGCTGCGAGCTCGTCCTGTATGCCAAGCCGGACAAGAAGACCGTTCTGTGCCGCGACGCGCAACCGCGGCTCCGTGAGCACGAGGCGATGAACATCCTCTGGTTCACGCTCGACAAGGCGCACGGAGGCGCACGGCTCAAGTATAACCGGGTCAGCGCGCCCTACCTGTTCGAGCTGACGTGGCGCCGTCCGCCGGGCTACGCAGGACCGCCGCCGGCCTTTGGCTTGAGCGACCGCGACGACTACCGCGGCGGCGAGCTGATCATCGACGGCACACGGCGGCCGGCGAGCGATCTCGCCTTCACCGTCGTCGGCACGTACACCGACGTCAAAGGCTACGCGCGAGTCCTGCCTGCGATGACGAACGACGACGAGCCGGAGTGGCCGCGCCTGTTCTTCGCCGTCCGTCTGGACCTGCCGCAGCCCGAGCGCGGCGAGTTCGTCGCCAACTACTTCAGACGCCTCAACGAGTCCCTGCTGTCACCATGATCGGCGCGCTCGCTCTCCTAATCGCCTTGGTGGTGCCAGCCGGCATCGGCGTCGGCCTCTTGCGGCTACTCGTGCCGCCGCTCATGCGCCGCGATCCGATCGAGCAGGTCTTCATCGGCGGGTTCTTCGGGCTGTTCCTGATCACGGCGCAGATCTGCGTCTACGCGCTACTCGGCGTGGGCCGCAGCTTCTGGTCGCTCATCCTGCCGTGGGCCCTGTTCCTCACCCCGCTTGGCCGCATGGCCTACTCGATGTGTCGCACGCGCCTGCACCGGTCCAAGGGCAGGAGCCGCAAGGTCCACGCGAGCGAGCGGACGCGCCAGGTGCCTGCCTGGCCGCGCCTGAACGTCGTCGACATCGTTCTCCTCGTTCTGCTCACCGGCGAGCTGTTCTGGCTCGTTACGGCCACCGTCAACGAGCCCGTCTGGGGTTGGGACACGATGGTCAACTGGGCGAGCAAGGCGAAGATCTTCTACATGGAGCGCCGGCCCGAGCTCAGCCCGATGGTGCACAACTCCTATCCGCTCGGCGTGCCG carries:
- a CDS encoding thiazole biosynthesis protein, which translates into the protein MTEIKHPVPDDKVTSLILKHYFDDIQRAVESDVIIVGAGPAGLVCAWTLGDQGYRVTLFDKKLAPGGGIWGGGMTFNRIVLQHDVEPILREAGIEGTEDDGALVVNSVVFASRLVAKAASHPKVSLFNLVTVVDLHATDERITGVVVNNTGVDMVGLHVDPLVFRARAVLDGTGHDAILANLYARRHPEKKLTREYFMNAERGEEDTVANTQMIAPGLFVAGMAANNVAGGSRMGPLFGGMLLSGKKAARLIAEHLGAE
- the mutS gene encoding DNA mismatch repair protein MutS, with amino-acid sequence MADLTPMMRQYKAIKREHEDAILFYRMGDFYEMFYDDAKVAAPILDIALTARQGMPMCGVPYHAAQVYLDKLLAAGKRVAVCDQIEDPKKARGVVKRAVTRVVTPGTVIGSQALPSKANNYIASIAQGDGRFGLATLDVTTGEFRVIELPGRATLLDELLRVAPTECVLSQSLAEREAIAASLDGLLLTVWTPIEDWVFDHDSCFALLTDHFRTHSLDGFGCVGMRPGVCAAGALLGYVVDTLNQPLDHVRALTPYSTDEHMLIDPLSLRNLEVIEPMRGSSKHATLLAILDKTVTPMGGRLLAQWIREPLLDPAAINARLNGVADFASRQAMHQAARDELRRVRDLERLITRIGTGYASPRDFVALKESLRAVPNVGAALAKATSEALMGAAAELVLLDEVTELIERALVDEPPAVLRDGGVFRAGYHAELDELRAASSGAKVWIAHMQESERARTGIKSLKVGYNKVFGYYVEVSHANKDKVPGEYIRKQTLVNAERYITPELKEYEAKVIGAEERMAEIEQELFAALREQVKAYTPQVQRIARAAARVDVLASLAASALEGNYVRPAINDGDLIEITDGRHPVVEAVMVGERFVPNGVLLDGGANQLLIITGPNMAGKSTYIRQTALLVLMAQIGSFIPARKATIGVVDRIFTRVGASDELARGQSTFMVEMNETANILNNATDHSLVILDEIGRGTSTYDGISIAWAVAEFIAATPGKRAKTLFATHFHELTRLAELFDCVKNHNVAVREWNDEIVFLRRIVPGGTDKSYGIHVADLAGLPQEVIDRAKAILRHLEEQALAGGTPGDEMSAAGSAGRERASIGHVKRPGQLMLFGTEPHPIINEIRQLNLDEMAPVDALLKLRAWRDKLNKNQQGSL